The following is a genomic window from SAR202 cluster bacterium.
TTGACTACGGAGTGCTTGCACTTCGGCGGGATGTAAACGGCATCGCCCGCCTTCACTTCGACAACGCGACCGTCCAGGTGGACCTTGCCGTGGCCCTTGATGATGTAGACCACGTGCTCCTTGTCGTTATGGTCGTGGAGAGGCTCCTCCATGCCGGGCTGGAGCAGGCGGTAGGTGAACCCGTGGATGCCGCCGCCCACGAGCACCTGCTGCTTCTCGCCCTCCGGAATCACCTCGCCCTTTTTTCGACGAACACCTTCCAGCCCACCGCGCCGTGGCTGTTCGCGGGCTCCTGCTCCGTCCAGTGCCTGACCGTTCCTGCCATTGCCGTACTCCTCCAGATTATTGTTTGACCATTCCGGTCACCAGCGTGTGCACCAGCAGGTCCGTGCCATCGTTAATCAGGAAGTGACGGCACTTCGGCGGCACGTAAATCGAATCGCCGGGGCCGACATCGGTCACCTCGCCGTCCAGGCTTACCTTCCCGTGCCCGCTGACGATGTAGATGATATGCTCCTTGTCCTCGCGCTCGCGAGGGGGTTGCTGCATCCCCGGGGCCAGCATGAGGTAGTGGAATGCGTGGAGGCCGCCCGCGCCGAGGACGACGCGCTTTTCGCCCGCCGGCGGCTGCGTCTGATCCTTGCGCTCCGCGAAAATGTTGCGGCCGACAGTGTTGTGGCTGCTCGCGGTATCCTGCTCGCTCCAGTGCCTGACTACGCCCGCCATACGTGGCTCCACCAATTTGTTGCGCCGGAATCTTAGCAGAACCGCCGCCCCCTCAACAACGCAAAGGGGCCCGGGCACATCGCGCCCGGGTCCCTTTCCTGTCTGGCCTACTACCAACTACCCACTACTTACTACTTGCTAGCCGCCGATTTTCCCCTTCGGGTGGATCGGCTTGCCGACCTCGGCGCTGATGATCAGGTGCTCCAGCCAGTCGTCGCTGTCGTTGATGAGGCCGTGCTGCACCTTCGCGGGACCGTAGACGGCGTCGCCGTCGCGCACGGGGATCGTCTCGTTCCCGACGATCATCTTGCCCTTGCCGGAGGTGAAGTAGTACACCTGCTCCATATCGGCATGGTCATGAGTGCCAGTCTGGAGGCCCGGCTGCAGGCGATGCAGCGTGATCTTCTTAACGCCCGTCGCCGGCGCTTCGTTGTACGTCTTGCCCTCCTGCCCCAACGGGCCGAACACGCTCCACAGCAGGGCAGCGCCGTGCGAGACGCCGGGGTCGGAGTCCAGCCAGTTGCGATGGGCGATGACGTTCTTGAACTCCTTCGCCGCGATCTTCTTCTTGTTGACCTCTTGCTCCTCCGGGGAGACAACGCGGCCGTTCATGATCAGGTGCGCCAGCCAGTCATCGGTGTCGTTGATCATCTGGTGGTAGCTGCCGATAGGCACGCAGAGGACGTCGCCCTTCTTTACATTGTACAGCTTGTCGTCCACGTTCATCTTGCCGGAGCCCTGGGTGAAGTAGTAGATCTGCTCGCGGTCAAAGTGGATATGGTAGTCGCCGCTCTTGCCGGGCTGGATTATGTGGAGCGTCAGCGCCTGGAAGCCGCGAAGGGGGGCCTGCTCCCACTTCTTACCCTCCTGCCCTTCCCAGCCGAAGTACGCGTACACGATTGCCGTGTGGTGGGACACCACGGGCGTAATCTGGCGCCAGTTGCGGATTGCGACGGTCATTGCGAGACTCCTCCAGAGTTTTGTGTTCCGGGGCATTATACGACAACGGCGCGCGTGGCGAGACTACTTGAGATGGGCAGAAGGCCACAGGCCAAGGTCGGCCTCAAGGTCAAGAGCGTACACCACGGCGCCAGACAGGGCTTCCATCTTCTCGGCCGAGAGTGACGTGATCCTGGTCTGGAGGGTGGCCTTCTGAACAGTCACGATATCGTCCGCATTAACAACGCAGGCTACCGGCATGCCATCGCTTTCATCGAGTCCGACTTCCGCAGAGATTCCCCGGGCAGTGCGTGTTATCGGCGCTATCGTCACGGACGCGCGCTTGTCTATGACGGAGTCACGGGTGAGCAAGACTACTGGCCTGCGACCGGCGGGCGGCGGCAGCACCGCCCACCAGACCTCTCCTCGTCGCATCGGTTACCATTCCTCCGCCGGAAGAATATCCGCAAGCATGGCTTCCTGGGTTATCGCCATCACGTTATCCTCGGGAAAGCGCTCATACGCATCCCTATCATTCCTTTCCATCTCGCGCCTCTCCAGGTAGCGGAGGTAGAAGCGACACGCCTCCCGAATTGTCTCCGCGCGTGGAGTCCCTTCGGCATCGGAGAGTGCGTCCAGCGCCAGGAGAAGCTCCGGAGACATGGGGACCTGGATAATCCTCCCGCGCTGGGGCTTAGCGCCCTCAGTGGCCCTCCGCTTTAGCTTTGTGGTCATGGCCTCACCTCCCTGCATCACGATGCACCAATCATACCACAACATGTTCCACAATAAATTGTGGAAGTCTCACTTCTGCGCGGGTATCAGCACCGTAATGACCAGGTGCTCCAGCCAGTCTTCGCTGTCGTTTATGATCTGGTGCTTCGTGGGAGGGGGGATGTGGATGGTGTCGCCGGCGCGGACTGGGATGAGCTTGTCGTCCAGGTTCATCTTGCCCTTGCCGCGGGTGATATAGAAGATCTGCTCTTTAGTGGTGTGGGAGTGGTAGTCGCCCTCGGAGTGCGGCTGGAGGAGGTGGAGCGTGAAGTTCTGGTAGCCGATGAGCGGGGCCTCGGCGAGCGGCTTGCCCTCCGCCTTCTGGCCGAAGATGTTCCAGATGATCGAGGTCCCGTGGCCGATCGTCGGCTTGATAGTCTCCCAGTGCCGGATAGTGGCGCCCATAGCATCCCTCCCATGCGGATTTGGCGCGTAGGGTACGCCCGCCCCGCAGGGAAGGCAAGGGGCCAAACAGCCGAAGACCCCCTCCCTGTATCTCTCCCCTTCTCTCTACCCTATTCTGTCCCAGCCCGTGTACGGGCGGAGCACTTCCGGGACCACGATGGAGCCGTTTGCCTGCTGGTAGTTTTCCATGACGGCGATGACGACGCGCGCCACTCCCAGGCCGGAGCCGTTGAGGGTGTGCAGCAGGCGCGGCCTGGCCTCCGCGTCCGGGCGGTAGCGGATGTTGGCGCGGCGCGCCTGGAAGTCGGTGCAGTTGGAGCACGAGCTGACTTCCAGCCAAGAGTCGACGCCCGGCGACCACATCTCAACGTCGTAGGTCTTCACCGAGGCGAAGCTAAGGTCGCCCGTGCAGAGCTTGAGCACGCGATGCGGAATGCCGAGTCGCACCGCCACGTCCTCGGCGTCCGCCACCAGCTTGTCCAGCTCCTTGGCCGACTCCGCCGGCTCCACGAACTTGAACATCTCCACCTTGTCGAACTGGTGGACGCGCTTGATGCCGCG
Proteins encoded in this region:
- a CDS encoding cupin domain-containing protein codes for the protein MIPEGEKQQVLVGGGIHGFTYRLLQPGMEEPLHDHNDKEHVVYIIKGHGKVHLDGRVVEVKAGDAVYIPPKCKHSVVNDSNDWLEHVLVRGLVKH
- a CDS encoding cupin domain-containing protein codes for the protein MPRNTKLWRSLAMTVAIRNWRQITPVVSHHTAIVYAYFGWEGQEGKKWEQAPLRGFQALTLHIIQPGKSGDYHIHFDREQIYYFTQGSGKMNVDDKLYNVKKGDVLCVPIGSYHQMINDTDDWLAHLIMNGRVVSPEEQEVNKKKIAAKEFKNVIAHRNWLDSDPGVSHGAALLWSVFGPLGQEGKTYNEAPATGVKKITLHRLQPGLQTGTHDHADMEQVYYFTSGKGKMIVGNETIPVRDGDAVYGPAKVQHGLINDSDDWLEHLIISAEVGKPIHPKGKIGG
- a CDS encoding type II toxin-antitoxin system PemK/MazF family toxin — translated: MRRGEVWWAVLPPPAGRRPVVLLTRDSVIDKRASVTIAPITRTARGISAEVGLDESDGMPVACVVNADDIVTVQKATLQTRITSLSAEKMEALSGAVVYALDLEADLGLWPSAHLK
- a CDS encoding cupin domain-containing protein — encoded protein: MGATIRHWETIKPTIGHGTSIIWNIFGQKAEGKPLAEAPLIGYQNFTLHLLQPHSEGDYHSHTTKEQIFYITRGKGKMNLDDKLIPVRAGDTIHIPPPTKHQIINDSEDWLEHLVITVLIPAQK
- a CDS encoding cupin domain-containing protein codes for the protein MAGVVRHWSEQDTASSHNTVGRNIFAERKDQTQPPAGEKRVVLGAGGLHAFHYLMLAPGMQQPPREREDKEHIIYIVSGHGKVSLDGEVTDVGPGDSIYVPPKCRHFLINDGTDLLVHTLVTGMVKQ